A section of the Candidatus Omnitrophota bacterium genome encodes:
- the trpB gene encoding tryptophan synthase subunit beta, translated as MKSSKSKKKLLKKGYFGQFGGQFAPETLMYALDELESEYLSAKKDKKFQNQLNYYLKNFAGRPSPLYLAENLSRYLGKMKVYLKREDLVHTGAHKINNTLGQILLARRMKKTRIIAETGAGQHGVATATVAAMFGFDCDVYMGEEDIIRQRLNVFRMKILGARVRPVSSGSKTLKDATSEAIRDWVANVNTTHYIIGSVVGPHPFPLLVRDFQSVIGKEARQEILRLEKRLPDYLVACVGGGSNSIGLFHPFFKDRGVKFIGVEAAGRSLGSGKHAASLLSGRVGVLHGSKSKVLQDKYGQIKIAHSVAAGLDYPGVGPEHAYYQRINRARYVAVDDRAALEGFQLLSQLEGIIPALEPAHAIYYLKRLARRVKKNSLVILCLSGRGDKDVTTVSELMKI; from the coding sequence ATGAAATCTTCAAAATCGAAAAAGAAATTGCTAAAAAAAGGTTATTTTGGGCAATTCGGCGGTCAATTCGCTCCCGAGACATTGATGTATGCCTTGGATGAATTGGAAAGTGAGTATTTATCAGCTAAAAAAGATAAAAAGTTTCAAAACCAGCTTAACTATTATCTAAAGAATTTCGCGGGAAGGCCGTCTCCGCTTTATTTAGCTGAGAATCTCAGCCGTTATCTGGGCAAAATGAAGGTATATCTTAAGAGAGAGGATTTAGTCCATACAGGAGCGCACAAGATTAACAATACCTTAGGTCAGATCCTCCTGGCACGCCGCATGAAAAAGACAAGGATTATTGCCGAGACTGGTGCAGGTCAGCATGGTGTGGCTACGGCAACCGTGGCAGCGATGTTTGGTTTTGATTGTGATGTTTATATGGGTGAAGAGGATATCATACGTCAAAGATTGAACGTCTTTCGCATGAAGATACTAGGAGCGCGCGTTAGGCCAGTATCAAGTGGTTCAAAAACATTAAAAGACGCTACTTCAGAAGCAATTCGAGATTGGGTCGCAAACGTTAATACCACACATTATATTATTGGTTCAGTTGTTGGACCGCATCCTTTTCCGCTGTTAGTGCGGGATTTCCAGAGTGTAATCGGAAAAGAGGCAAGACAGGAGATATTAAGATTAGAAAAAAGACTGCCTGATTATTTAGTGGCTTGTGTTGGCGGCGGTAGCAATTCAATAGGATTGTTTCATCCGTTTTTTAAGGATAGAGGAGTTAAGTTTATCGGAGTAGAAGCTGCTGGTAGGAGTCTAGGTAGTGGAAAACATGCTGCCAGTTTATTGAGTGGAAGGGTAGGGGTTTTACATGGCTCTAAAAGTAAGGTCTTACAAGACAAATACGGCCAGATAAAAATTGCACATTCAGTTGCCGCAGGCCTGGATTATCCTGGGGTTGGACCAGAACATGCCTATTATCAACGCATAAACAGGGCAAGATATGTTGCAGTGGATGATAGGGCAGCCTTGGAGGGATTCCAGTTGCTTTCGCAGCTTGAAGGTATTATCCCGGCGCTTGAGCCAGCACACGCCATCTATTATTTGAAGAGATTAGCTAGGAGAGTTAAGAAGAATTCACTCGTTATTCTTTGTCTATCCGGACGCGGCGATAAAGACGTTACCACGGTCTCAGAATTAATGAAGATATGA
- the trpA gene encoding tryptophan synthase subunit alpha has product MKNRIQSKFKALKKHKHKALIAYIMAGDPSIGMTEKIVLSLEKCGVDLIELGVPFSDPLADGPTIQAADTRTLKKGINIENVFALSKKLRKRTQIPLILMIYYNLILNVGEERFTRLASASGIDGLIVPDLPPEEARNLIKCCRRFNLATIFFVAPTSSTKRIRSAVSNSTGFIYYISRTGVTGKKTEIGYELNKQIKKIKKLTKKPICVGFGIRTREQVRMIKEIADGVIVGSAIVDVISRYSRDKQILDKVEGFLGRLDV; this is encoded by the coding sequence ATGAAAAATAGAATTCAATCAAAATTTAAGGCATTGAAGAAACATAAACATAAGGCATTGATCGCCTATATTATGGCCGGCGATCCATCTATTGGCATGACTGAAAAAATAGTTTTGTCATTGGAAAAATGTGGAGTTGATTTAATAGAATTAGGAGTTCCATTTAGCGATCCCTTGGCAGACGGGCCTACTATTCAGGCAGCTGACACACGCACATTGAAAAAAGGTATAAACATTGAAAATGTATTTGCACTTTCCAAGAAACTCAGGAAAAGAACGCAAATACCATTGATCTTGATGATCTATTATAATCTGATATTAAATGTGGGCGAAGAAAGATTCACAAGGCTTGCTAGTGCCTCGGGCATAGATGGATTAATCGTGCCTGATTTGCCGCCAGAGGAAGCAAGAAATCTAATAAAGTGTTGCCGAAGGTTTAATTTAGCTACAATATTTTTTGTTGCCCCTACAAGCAGCACAAAGCGAATTAGAAGTGCTGTTTCAAATTCCACTGGTTTTATCTATTATATATCAAGGACAGGCGTTACTGGAAAAAAGACAGAGATTGGATATGAGCTAAATAAGCAGATTAAAAAGATAAAAAAGTTGACTAAGAAACCGATCTGCGTTGGTTTTGGCATTAGAACCAGAGAGCAGGTTAGAATGATTAAGGAAATCGCTGATGGCGTTATTGTAGGAAGTGCAATAGTAGATGTAATTTCTCGATATTCTAGAGATAAACAGATCTTGGATAAAGTGGAGGGGTTCTTAGGGAGGCTAGATGTATAA
- a CDS encoding insulinase family protein, whose protein sequence is MYKKVRLPNGLRIIVKNLSDREAVSLGIWIGVGGRFEQDLNKGISHYLEHILFKGSKKYTCRSIKETIEGKGGSLNGFTSEEYTCYLVKVLKENLYQALEILSDMVLYPRLEDLEINKERTVIIEEIKMYKDLPQYHVLEILDSLIFPSHPLGQNLAGTLESVASIDRCALDDFQRKFYKPSNIVISVCGAFKIEELIKKIETIFIAKDKADHIKPLASGKQKTSPQVKFVSKQIEQSHLAIGFRSYSRSHPDRHAIDLLHVIMGANMSSRLFQEVREKRGLAYSIGTTAKRFSDSGAFIVHAGVDNSKVAEAVDVIIEELEKIKKSLNVAELKRAKDFLLGQLTIALEDVADHMLFMGEATISLNKVDTLDQIKDMVSKINTQDIKRVAGEIFNLEKINLSGIGPFKDEQVKSLKERLLK, encoded by the coding sequence ATGTATAAGAAGGTTAGATTGCCTAACGGTCTGCGTATTATTGTCAAGAATCTAAGTGATAGAGAGGCAGTTTCTTTAGGTATCTGGATTGGTGTTGGTGGCAGGTTCGAGCAAGATCTCAATAAAGGTATATCGCACTATCTGGAACATATTTTATTTAAAGGTTCCAAGAAGTATACCTGCCGTAGTATTAAGGAGACGATCGAGGGTAAGGGCGGCTCCTTAAATGGTTTTACCTCTGAAGAATACACCTGTTATTTAGTTAAGGTATTAAAGGAGAATCTTTATCAGGCCTTGGAAATTCTCTCGGATATGGTCTTATATCCACGTTTGGAGGATCTTGAGATCAACAAGGAACGCACTGTTATCATAGAAGAGATCAAGATGTATAAAGACCTGCCGCAGTATCATGTTTTGGAGATATTAGATTCTCTTATCTTTCCCAGCCATCCCTTAGGGCAAAATTTAGCAGGCACACTTGAAAGTGTGGCATCAATTGACAGGTGTGCACTTGATGATTTTCAGAGGAAGTTTTACAAACCTTCTAATATTGTTATTTCTGTATGTGGCGCCTTTAAGATTGAGGAGCTGATCAAGAAGATAGAGACAATATTTATCGCTAAAGATAAAGCCGATCATATTAAGCCACTAGCCTCAGGGAAGCAAAAGACATCACCTCAGGTAAAATTCGTTAGCAAGCAAATAGAACAGTCGCATTTAGCTATAGGTTTTCGTTCTTACAGCCGTAGCCATCCTGATCGTCATGCAATAGATCTATTACATGTTATTATGGGCGCTAACATGAGCAGCCGTTTGTTTCAGGAGGTACGTGAAAAAAGAGGCCTTGCCTATTCTATAGGCACAACAGCAAAGCGATTTTCTGATTCAGGTGCGTTTATCGTACATGCTGGTGTAGATAATTCAAAGGTAGCAGAGGCGGTTGATGTAATAATAGAAGAACTTGAAAAAATCAAGAAGAGCTTAAACGTAGCAGAATTAAAAAGGGCTAAGGATTTTTTACTTGGTCAACTCACTATTGCCTTGGAGGATGTTGCTGATCATATGCTTTTTATGGGTGAGGCTACTATTTCTTTAAATAAAGTAGATACATTAGATCAAATAAAAGATATGGTGAGTAAAATAAATACTCAAGATATTAAGAGGGTAGCAGGAGAGATTTTCAATTTGGAGAAGATTAATTTATCCGGCATAGGGCCTTTTAAAGATGAACAGGTAAAGTCGTTGAAAGAGAGGTTATTAAAATAG
- the rsfS gene encoding ribosome silencing factor, with amino-acid sequence MKIEALEKAKLIVHLAQEEKCEDSVVLGMKNVADFCDFFVILSGDSHRQVKALADALQEELFKKKIKVYKRQDDRESSWVVLDFFDVVVHIFYRELREFYSLERLWADAERINF; translated from the coding sequence ATTAAAATAGAAGCTCTAGAGAAAGCAAAATTAATTGTACACCTGGCGCAGGAGGAAAAGTGCGAAGACTCAGTTGTCTTGGGAATGAAGAATGTCGCTGACTTCTGCGATTTTTTTGTAATCTTAAGCGGAGATTCTCATCGGCAGGTAAAGGCACTTGCAGATGCACTCCAGGAGGAATTGTTTAAGAAAAAAATTAAAGTCTATAAGCGACAGGACGACCGTGAGTCTTCTTGGGTGGTTTTAGACTTTTTTGATGTAGTAGTGCATATATTTTATAGAGAGCTACGCGAATTTTACAGCCTGGAACGTCTCTGGGCTGATGCTGAACGTATTAATTTTTAA
- a CDS encoding arginine--tRNA ligase, producing MKTKKEVARLLKTSLEQALGKLSDFNLEDIELELPKAKAHGDFSSNLAMKLARKLKRPPLDIANSIREVISEKIDEKSILSSVRIEKPGYINFFLKQGTYHKFLEGILKNRKGLLNHQDIGKGAKVQIEFVSANPTGPLSVAHGRQAAVGESLSRILEAFNFKTTKEYYLNDEGNQINLLGASILARIQELRNEAYRFPEGGYEGEYIRDIAREILKRKKQAKYNIDECADFGLKFIFDTIKKDLDDFGVKFDVWYSQKSLRKSGNIDKVLKLLKDKGYSYEKDAAVWFASTRFGDDKDRVLIKSDASATYITPDIAYHQDKFKRKFSRVINIWGPDHHGYISRLKAAVEALGIDRERLSIIIVQLARIFRGGKPLAMSTRKAQYITLREVMDEVGADVAKFFFLTRRTDSHLDFDLELAKSQSKENPVYYIQYAYARIFGVFKQAKDKKIKELPFSKVDLNLLKEEEEAILLRLIFRFPFSLFTAYKILDPYPVCQYLIELAGEFHKFYDRHKILLEDNLPLANARMALAKAAGIVISNGLACLAIKSPERM from the coding sequence ATGAAGACTAAGAAAGAGGTTGCCCGCCTATTAAAAACATCACTTGAACAAGCCCTTGGTAAACTATCAGATTTTAATCTTGAGGATATAGAGCTAGAGCTTCCTAAGGCCAAGGCGCACGGTGATTTTTCCAGCAATCTGGCGATGAAGCTTGCTCGTAAACTTAAGAGGCCTCCTCTTGATATTGCTAATTCTATTCGCGAAGTTATTTCGGAAAAGATTGATGAAAAATCAATCTTAAGTAGCGTCCGAATAGAAAAACCCGGCTATATAAATTTTTTCTTGAAACAAGGCACTTATCATAAATTCCTGGAAGGTATCCTTAAAAATCGCAAGGGCTTATTGAATCATCAGGATATAGGTAAGGGCGCTAAGGTGCAGATTGAATTTGTCAGCGCAAATCCCACAGGACCTTTAAGCGTTGCGCATGGAAGGCAGGCTGCAGTAGGCGAATCATTAAGCAGGATATTAGAGGCATTTAACTTCAAAACAACCAAGGAATATTATCTAAACGATGAAGGCAATCAGATCAATCTCCTGGGTGCGTCTATCTTGGCTCGAATCCAGGAATTAAGAAATGAGGCTTATAGGTTTCCTGAAGGCGGTTATGAAGGAGAGTATATCAGGGACATCGCAAGAGAAATCTTAAAAAGGAAAAAGCAAGCTAAGTATAATATTGATGAATGCGCTGATTTTGGCTTAAAGTTTATTTTTGATACTATCAAAAAAGATTTGGATGATTTCGGAGTAAAGTTTGACGTCTGGTATTCTCAAAAGTCTTTAAGAAAATCAGGTAATATCGACAAGGTGTTAAAACTACTTAAAGATAAAGGTTACTCCTATGAAAAGGATGCTGCTGTTTGGTTTGCTTCAACTCGTTTTGGCGACGATAAGGATAGAGTATTAATTAAAAGCGATGCTAGCGCAACCTACATTACCCCGGACATTGCCTATCATCAGGATAAATTCAAGCGCAAATTTTCACGCGTAATAAATATCTGGGGGCCTGATCACCATGGTTATATTTCCCGCCTAAAGGCAGCTGTAGAGGCATTGGGAATCGATAGAGAGCGTCTGTCAATTATCATAGTTCAGTTAGCACGTATCTTTAGAGGCGGTAAGCCTCTGGCAATGTCCACGCGAAAGGCTCAATATATTACATTGCGTGAAGTCATGGATGAGGTCGGTGCGGATGTTGCAAAGTTCTTCTTCCTGACTCGGCGCACAGACAGTCATCTTGATTTTGATTTGGAATTAGCAAAGAGTCAAAGTAAAGAAAATCCTGTATATTATATCCAATATGCTTACGCAAGGATTTTTGGTGTTTTTAAGCAAGCAAAGGATAAAAAAATAAAAGAATTACCGTTTTCAAAGGTTGATTTGAATTTATTGAAGGAAGAAGAGGAGGCTATACTTCTTCGCCTGATTTTTAGATTCCCATTTTCTTTATTCACGGCTTATAAGATTCTTGATCCTTATCCTGTATGCCAATATCTTATAGAATTGGCTGGTGAATTCCACAAGTTTTATGACCGGCATAAGATATTGCTTGAAGACAATCTCCCCTTAGCAAATGCGCGCATGGCGTTAGCTAAAGCAGCAGGTATTGTTATTTCAAATGGCCTAGCCTGCCTTGCGATTAAAAGCCCTGAAAGGATGTAG
- the recJ gene encoding single-stranded-DNA-specific exonuclease RecJ, with protein sequence MKWCIREVDKQLLSYFSNEINLHPLIATLLINRNIKDKDEAEIFLASQISQLSDPHKIKGVDKALERIKIAKEKAEKVFIFGDYDVDGISACALLESSLKKLGIETVVYLPHRMEEGYGLNMKAVNEAKALKARLFISVDCGIGSFEEIEKLNSYKIDSIIIDHHQPKSKKLPKAVAIINPKVNKNEANLSSLAAVGLVFKLVQALFDSNLEEDLDFVALGTICDVVPLIGENRIFVKEGLKRISQTKRVGIRALKEVAGIKDRKITAGLIGFTLGPRLNASGRIDSAQKSLKLLTCSDEAEAMLLAKGLNEANRKRQRIEDKILKEALTKVEREVNFKEHSVIVVGGDDWHPGVVGIIASKLANRYYRPAFVLGLETGVYRGSGRSINNFHLFEALSECDSLLESYGGHRGAAGLKLLEKDLEEFRKSINAVAKAKLKPEDLVPILNIDAEVDLSLWQDRQLIDRIEEFAPFGIGNPRPVFCSRNLFLKSAPLAIGKRSLRFWVSDGSFTAKAIGFGMAEYANLLNENSRIDLAYSVSIDTWGEPVVQLEIKAIKERI encoded by the coding sequence ATGAAGTGGTGCATTCGAGAAGTTGATAAACAATTATTATCTTATTTTTCAAATGAGATAAATTTGCATCCTTTAATTGCAACCCTTCTTATAAATCGTAATATTAAGGATAAAGATGAGGCTGAAATTTTTCTCGCAAGCCAGATTTCTCAACTATCTGACCCGCACAAGATCAAGGGTGTAGATAAGGCGCTAGAGAGGATCAAGATTGCTAAGGAAAAAGCAGAAAAGGTATTTATATTCGGAGATTATGACGTTGATGGGATTTCTGCCTGTGCACTTTTAGAATCTAGTCTTAAAAAGTTAGGTATTGAGACTGTTGTTTATTTACCGCACCGTATGGAAGAAGGTTATGGTCTCAATATGAAGGCTGTTAATGAGGCCAAGGCATTAAAGGCAAGGCTTTTCATAAGCGTTGATTGTGGTATAGGCAGCTTTGAAGAAATCGAGAAACTCAATAGTTACAAAATTGATTCAATAATCATTGATCACCATCAGCCTAAATCGAAAAAATTACCAAAGGCAGTTGCCATAATAAATCCGAAGGTTAATAAAAATGAGGCTAATCTTTCGAGTCTGGCTGCTGTTGGACTGGTTTTTAAGCTGGTTCAGGCGCTTTTTGATTCTAATCTAGAGGAGGATTTAGACTTCGTTGCCTTAGGAACAATTTGTGATGTAGTTCCTCTTATTGGAGAAAATCGTATTTTTGTAAAGGAAGGCTTAAAGCGAATCTCACAAACAAAAAGAGTCGGTATTCGTGCATTAAAAGAAGTTGCAGGTATTAAAGACAGGAAGATAACCGCAGGACTAATAGGATTTACATTGGGGCCGCGACTTAATGCCTCAGGAAGGATTGATTCAGCGCAAAAGTCTTTAAAACTCCTGACTTGTTCTGACGAAGCTGAAGCAATGCTTCTTGCCAAAGGCCTCAATGAAGCAAACAGGAAGAGACAGCGAATTGAAGATAAAATTCTGAAAGAGGCATTGACCAAGGTAGAGCGGGAAGTAAATTTTAAAGAGCATTCGGTAATTGTAGTTGGAGGTGATGATTGGCATCCTGGTGTGGTTGGAATTATTGCCTCAAAACTTGCCAATAGATATTACAGGCCAGCCTTTGTATTAGGTTTGGAGACTGGGGTCTATCGCGGTTCTGGTAGGTCAATAAACAATTTCCATTTATTCGAGGCCCTTAGCGAGTGCGACTCTTTATTAGAAAGCTATGGAGGTCATCGCGGGGCAGCTGGATTAAAGCTTCTTGAAAAAGATTTGGAGGAATTTAGGAAATCAATTAATGCTGTTGCGAAGGCAAAATTAAAACCAGAAGATTTAGTCCCAATATTAAATATAGATGCAGAGGTTGATCTGTCCCTCTGGCAGGATAGGCAGCTTATAGACAGAATAGAGGAATTTGCGCCTTTTGGAATAGGGAATCCGCGTCCTGTATTTTGTTCCAGGAATCTTTTTCTTAAAAGCGCTCCTCTTGCTATAGGTAAGAGGTCTTTGCGTTTCTGGGTAAGCGATGGAAGCTTTACGGCTAAGGCTATTGGTTTTGGGATGGCTGAGTATGCCAATCTATTGAATGAGAATTCTCGTATTGACTTGGCTTATTCTGTATCGATAGATACCTGGGGAGAACCTGTTGTGCAATTAGAGATAAAGGCCATAAAAGAGAGGATTTAG
- a CDS encoding 50S ribosomal protein L28, with amino-acid sequence MKKVCSVCGKGTMRGNKIVRRGMAKKKGGAGQKITGITKRVFLPNLQLINIISNNRRKKACVCVKCIKAGKITKA; translated from the coding sequence ATGAAAAAAGTATGTTCAGTCTGCGGTAAAGGCACCATGAGAGGCAATAAGATTGTAAGACGCGGTATGGCCAAGAAAAAAGGCGGCGCTGGACAAAAGATAACAGGAATAACAAAACGCGTATTCTTACCTAATCTGCAGCTTATAAATATTATCAGTAATAATAGACGTAAAAAAGCCTGTGTCTGCGTTAAATGTATAAAGGCGGGCAAAATTACAAAGGCCTAA